Proteins co-encoded in one Bremerella sp. TYQ1 genomic window:
- a CDS encoding TonB-dependent siderophore receptor, whose translation MKLKYGWGPPKFGALCLLGFACWTSSASAQELLPADVSAVQPVAFQDGEGESVVEQVPDVPQIADDEAEMLPPVIVRSQPNSGDSQRDYDATFSNATVVTPTAMNTEERKFGGSVQVIARDQIEQSDAFTVGEILARQPGVDVVNSGGPGGVRSIFLRGANSQHTKVLIDGSPVNDPSSPSRGFDAANLTLDNVERIEILQGPQSLLYGSEAIGGVVNIITRRGEGPLSGAISAQGGAYETHREGGYIQGSSGAFDYSFSGSWLDTQSFSAATSGVERDPFEVGSLAGAFGVQLTDNTEFVYRLRYTDATARIDDAAFSLGSPPTDDLTRVNLTKNFVQRFEVNNEILDGNIRQQFAYDYVDYERQDTDDFFPSNFDGATRQFTYLGTAVLWPDHEFSVGVQHWDESATTEYLPSAPSTASQYQSGIFFQDQISFWDRLHLTAGVRWDDHSEAGAHQTYRTTAAYEIHETGTRLRGSLGTGYRAPSLSENILPFGNPNLRPERSRGWEYGIDQSLWNEQVVLGATYFRNDYRDLILYDSATFTLLNIGQARSHGVELTADWYINAAWTVWGSFTHTDTWDAETDLPLVRRPRDKGTFGITRYFGDGCGSITMAARMIGQRLDARDGSVVLANYNVIDVYGDYWITPDMRWFYKIDNLLNEQYEEITGYATSDAAIYSGVEWTF comes from the coding sequence GTGAAATTGAAATATGGTTGGGGCCCGCCGAAGTTCGGAGCCCTTTGTTTACTTGGGTTCGCATGTTGGACATCTTCGGCAAGCGCCCAAGAGCTGTTGCCGGCCGATGTCTCAGCGGTTCAACCGGTTGCCTTTCAGGATGGGGAAGGGGAGTCGGTCGTCGAGCAGGTGCCAGACGTGCCTCAGATTGCCGATGACGAAGCCGAGATGCTTCCCCCGGTGATTGTCCGCAGCCAACCCAACAGTGGCGATTCGCAGCGTGACTACGATGCGACATTCTCGAACGCGACCGTCGTCACGCCCACGGCGATGAACACCGAAGAACGCAAGTTCGGTGGTTCGGTGCAAGTGATCGCACGCGACCAGATCGAACAATCGGACGCATTCACCGTCGGTGAAATCTTGGCTCGTCAGCCAGGCGTCGATGTCGTTAACTCCGGGGGACCAGGCGGCGTACGATCGATCTTCCTGCGAGGGGCCAACTCGCAGCATACTAAGGTACTTATCGACGGCTCTCCGGTAAACGATCCGAGCAGCCCAAGCCGTGGCTTTGACGCCGCAAACTTGACCCTCGATAACGTCGAGCGAATTGAAATCCTGCAAGGGCCGCAAAGCCTTTTGTATGGCTCGGAAGCGATCGGCGGTGTCGTCAACATCATTACGCGTCGTGGCGAAGGCCCGCTTTCCGGAGCGATCTCGGCCCAGGGTGGTGCGTACGAAACGCATCGCGAAGGGGGCTACATCCAAGGCAGCAGCGGCGCGTTCGATTATTCGTTCTCTGGTTCGTGGCTCGATACGCAGTCGTTCTCAGCCGCTACTAGCGGTGTCGAGCGTGATCCATTCGAGGTCGGCTCGCTGGCAGGTGCCTTTGGTGTTCAGCTGACCGATAACACCGAGTTTGTCTATCGCCTGCGTTATACCGACGCGACAGCACGTATCGACGACGCTGCGTTTTCGCTCGGTTCGCCGCCAACGGATGACCTGACTCGGGTCAACCTGACGAAGAACTTCGTACAGCGGTTCGAGGTGAACAACGAAATTCTCGACGGCAACATCCGTCAGCAGTTCGCCTACGACTACGTTGATTACGAACGCCAAGACACCGACGACTTCTTCCCCAGCAACTTTGACGGGGCGACGCGTCAGTTCACTTACCTCGGTACCGCGGTATTGTGGCCAGATCACGAGTTCTCCGTTGGCGTGCAGCATTGGGACGAATCGGCCACGACCGAATACCTGCCATCGGCACCGTCGACGGCCAGCCAGTATCAATCCGGTATCTTCTTTCAGGACCAGATTTCGTTCTGGGATCGATTGCATCTGACCGCTGGTGTTCGCTGGGACGATCATAGCGAAGCGGGTGCACACCAAACCTACCGCACGACCGCTGCATACGAGATTCATGAGACAGGAACGCGCCTGCGTGGAAGTCTCGGCACTGGCTACCGCGCTCCGTCGTTGTCAGAGAACATCTTGCCCTTTGGCAATCCAAATCTCCGTCCGGAACGAAGCCGCGGCTGGGAATATGGAATCGATCAGTCGCTGTGGAACGAGCAAGTCGTGCTCGGCGCAACTTACTTCCGCAACGATTATCGCGATTTGATTCTGTACGACTCGGCCACGTTCACGCTGCTGAACATCGGTCAGGCCCGTTCGCACGGGGTCGAGCTGACCGCCGATTGGTACATCAATGCGGCATGGACCGTTTGGGGATCGTTTACCCACACCGATACCTGGGACGCAGAAACTGACCTGCCGTTGGTACGACGTCCTCGCGACAAAGGAACCTTTGGGATCACGCGTTACTTTGGCGACGGCTGCGGCTCGATCACCATGGCGGCCCGCATGATCGGCCAACGGCTCGATGCTCGCGATGGTTCGGTCGTGCTGGCGAACTACAACGTGATCGATGTCTACGGCGACTACTGGATTACGCCTGACATGCGTTGGTTCTATAAAATCGACAATCTGCTGAACGAGCAGTACGAAGAGATCACCGGCTACGCGACTTCCGACGCGGCAATTTACAGCGGCGTGGAGTGGACGTTCTAA